A region of Elusimicrobiota bacterium DNA encodes the following proteins:
- the rplT gene encoding 50S ribosomal protein L20, with protein MRVKSVVYTRQRKKKWFRRAKGAYATKSTRWRMVVQHLQMSMRHMYRGRKDKKRDLRAIWIQRINAASRAEGMSYSRFFCGLKKAGVVLDRKILATMAAEDLPSFQKLTALAREHDAVKA; from the coding sequence ATGCGCGTTAAAAGCGTCGTTTATACACGTCAGCGCAAGAAGAAATGGTTCCGTCGGGCCAAAGGCGCCTACGCGACGAAAAGCACTCGTTGGCGTATGGTGGTCCAACACCTTCAAATGTCCATGCGGCACATGTACCGTGGGCGGAAGGACAAGAAACGAGACCTCCGGGCCATTTGGATTCAACGAATCAATGCCGCTTCCCGCGCGGAGGGGATGAGCTATTCCCGTTTCTTCTGCGGCTTGAAAAAGGCCGGCGTTGTTTTGGATCGGAAAATCCTGGCCACCATGGCCGCTGAGGATCTTCCTTCCTTCCAAAAACTGACCGCTCTCGCGCGAGAGCACGACGCCGTCAAAGCGTAA
- a CDS encoding adenine phosphoribosyltransferase — MDLKKFIREIPDFPKPGIVFKDITPLLGDGASFGHVIELLSQMGTRLKAEKIIAIESRGFIFGSAVAQRLGVGVVPVRKKGKLPFKTISATYQLEYGQDTLEMHVDGIRPGERILVVDDVLATGGTAEAVFRLVAEAGGAPVGAAFVIELGFLKGRERLKNFEVGSLIHY; from the coding sequence CTGGACCTCAAGAAATTCATTCGGGAGATTCCGGATTTTCCGAAGCCGGGAATTGTATTTAAAGACATCACCCCTCTTTTGGGGGACGGGGCGTCTTTCGGCCACGTGATTGAACTTCTGTCTCAAATGGGGACCCGGCTCAAGGCCGAAAAAATTATCGCCATTGAATCCCGGGGATTCATCTTCGGTTCCGCCGTGGCCCAGCGTTTGGGGGTGGGGGTGGTCCCCGTTCGTAAAAAGGGGAAACTGCCTTTTAAAACCATTTCCGCCACCTACCAATTGGAATACGGGCAGGATACGTTGGAAATGCACGTGGACGGGATTCGTCCCGGGGAACGCATTCTGGTGGTGGACGACGTTTTGGCGACGGGGGGTACAGCCGAGGCCGTGTTCCGTCTGGTGGCCGAGGCGGGAGGGGCTCCCGTGGGAGCGGCCTTCGTCATTGAACTCGGATTTCTCAAAGGCCGGGAAAGGCTTAAGAATTTTGAAGTGGGGTCGCTCATTCATTATTGA
- a CDS encoding CDP-alcohol phosphatidyltransferase family protein, with protein sequence MSVKGTPRRARRLTWANRITIVRLLLTPLLVILLLRGERLWPLYIFILAALSDVLDGAVARWRGEQTTLGKFLDPIADKLLLSSSFLVLVHLGRVPMWVFIVVFSRDLMILLGWNVITILTGNYVVHPRWLGKATTLMQMTTVMAALAFPGQTWPAAMLWPMVFVTILSTADYVWVGSKTLGELG encoded by the coding sequence GTGTCCGTTAAAGGAACCCCGCGCCGCGCCCGGCGCCTGACTTGGGCCAACCGGATCACCATCGTTCGTCTTTTGCTGACGCCGCTCCTGGTGATTCTATTGCTCCGGGGGGAGCGGTTGTGGCCCCTCTACATTTTCATTCTGGCCGCGCTCTCCGACGTGCTGGACGGCGCCGTGGCGCGATGGCGGGGCGAGCAGACCACCCTGGGGAAATTCCTCGACCCCATCGCCGACAAACTCCTCTTGTCCTCCTCTTTTTTGGTCCTCGTCCATTTGGGCCGCGTTCCCATGTGGGTGTTCATCGTGGTGTTCTCCCGGGACCTCATGATCCTCCTGGGCTGGAACGTGATCACGATCCTCACGGGGAACTATGTGGTCCACCCCCGCTGGCTGGGCAAGGCCACGACCTTGATGCAGATGACGACGGTGATGGCCGCCCTGGCGTTTCCCGGACAAACGTGGCCGGCCGCCATGCTGTGGCCCATGGTGTTCGTGACGATTTTGTCGACGGCGGATTACGTGTGGGTGGGTTCGAAGACTTTGGGAGAACTGGGTTGA
- the der gene encoding ribosome biogenesis GTPase Der, producing MSGAPSSAVIVGRPNVGKSTLFNRLCEKRRAITSPIAGTTRDWIEGVCHWNGRVYRIVDTGGYGPGEDVMASVRTQVERWIHRADAVLWVVDAGEGVTPGDQDFARLLRPIAKRVIVVVNKADDERRDAILGDFARLGFPTLLTLSASHGRRITGLLDALEERTGGPPKEGEESALDPNSVRVALVGRPNVGKSSLTNRLVGEERMIVSPVPGTTRDTIDSSLRWKDQDFVFIDTAGLRSKKSKADDLEGLTRLMTERALDRCEVALLLVDASEGLTEGDVAVGRLIDEKRRACVVGVNKWDLVTDRAPSAGYFRDRTPEGMPFLAHSPLVFLSAKTGHHIEELLLALRTAREEYHRRFVNEELTAFFWKAVQERPYSFRGRKMNFYSASQVASAPPVFVLRSNLLPEEVHFSYERHLEKVFREAHGLAGVPLVLKFKKGKR from the coding sequence TTGAGCGGGGCGCCGTCCAGCGCGGTGATCGTGGGCCGCCCCAACGTTGGGAAATCAACGCTCTTCAACCGTCTTTGCGAGAAGCGCCGGGCCATCACCTCTCCCATCGCCGGCACCACGCGGGATTGGATCGAAGGGGTTTGCCATTGGAACGGGCGGGTCTATCGCATCGTGGACACCGGCGGCTATGGGCCGGGGGAGGATGTCATGGCCTCCGTGCGGACACAGGTGGAACGCTGGATTCATCGGGCGGACGCCGTCCTCTGGGTGGTGGACGCCGGCGAGGGGGTGACGCCCGGCGATCAGGATTTCGCGCGCCTCCTTCGCCCCATCGCCAAGCGGGTGATTGTGGTCGTCAACAAGGCGGACGACGAACGGCGGGACGCGATCCTCGGGGATTTCGCTCGGTTGGGGTTTCCCACCTTGCTCACTCTGTCGGCTTCCCACGGCCGGCGCATCACGGGACTTTTGGACGCCTTGGAGGAACGCACGGGCGGGCCCCCGAAGGAGGGCGAGGAATCGGCCTTGGACCCGAACTCGGTTCGGGTGGCTCTCGTGGGCCGGCCGAACGTGGGGAAATCCTCTTTGACCAACCGCTTGGTGGGCGAGGAGCGCATGATCGTTTCCCCGGTGCCCGGAACCACCCGGGACACCATCGACAGTTCCCTGCGTTGGAAAGACCAGGACTTCGTTTTCATCGATACGGCGGGTCTCCGCTCGAAGAAGTCCAAGGCCGACGATTTGGAGGGGCTGACCCGCCTCATGACGGAGCGGGCTTTGGACCGGTGCGAGGTGGCTCTGCTTTTGGTGGACGCGTCGGAGGGTTTGACCGAGGGCGATGTGGCCGTGGGCCGGTTGATCGACGAAAAACGCCGGGCCTGCGTGGTCGGCGTTAACAAGTGGGACCTCGTGACGGATCGCGCCCCCAGCGCCGGGTATTTCCGGGACCGCACGCCGGAGGGCATGCCCTTTTTGGCGCATAGCCCCTTGGTGTTCCTGTCGGCCAAGACGGGGCACCATATCGAGGAGCTTCTGCTCGCGCTCCGCACCGCGCGGGAAGAGTATCACCGGCGTTTTGTGAATGAGGAGCTGACGGCCTTTTTCTGGAAAGCGGTTCAGGAACGCCCCTACTCTTTTCGGGGACGCAAGATGAACTTTTACAGCGCGTCCCAGGTGGCGTCGGCTCCGCCCGTGTTCGTCCTCCGTTCCAACCTCCTCCCGGAAGAGGTTCATTTTTCCTATGAACGGCATCTGGAGAAAGTTTTCCGGGAGGCCCACGGGTTGGCCGGCGTGCCGTTGGTTTTGAAATTTAAGAAGGGGAAAAGATGA
- a CDS encoding sigma-70 family RNA polymerase sigma factor, with the protein MTESLDSVTLYFHGVKRLQDVSKDDVSELWRLANKGDKKAKKRLVESNLRLVIPVAKKYYRSGVDFLDLIMEGNLGLMHAVDKFDPKRGFRFSTYASYWIEQAVRRAYDEQSKLIRIPPHALEALRKWFREWDRLRVSLGRSPTMQEMGKSLHLSPRQMKSVVDAHEAAKPVGSLDMPLDEDENIFIRDIVADRPDQGPERIFSLLRVRTDLSFALKQIGPREKNILEMRYGVTGRDPMTLEEVGRKLRLSRERVRQLEERGVARLRRVTRRMGLL; encoded by the coding sequence ATGACGGAAAGCCTGGATTCGGTCACTCTTTACTTCCACGGCGTCAAGCGTCTTCAGGATGTTTCCAAAGACGACGTTTCTGAACTGTGGCGCCTCGCCAACAAGGGAGACAAAAAAGCGAAGAAGCGGTTGGTGGAATCCAATTTAAGGCTGGTGATTCCGGTCGCGAAGAAGTATTACCGATCCGGCGTCGACTTCCTTGATCTCATCATGGAAGGCAACTTAGGCCTGATGCACGCCGTCGACAAATTCGACCCCAAACGGGGGTTTCGTTTCTCCACCTACGCTTCTTACTGGATCGAGCAGGCGGTCCGCCGCGCGTACGACGAACAATCAAAACTGATCCGCATCCCGCCCCACGCCCTCGAAGCCCTTCGGAAATGGTTTCGGGAATGGGACCGCCTTCGTGTGAGTCTGGGTCGGAGCCCGACAATGCAGGAAATGGGAAAAAGCCTTCACCTCTCCCCCCGCCAAATGAAAAGCGTGGTGGACGCCCATGAGGCGGCCAAGCCGGTGGGTAGCTTGGACATGCCGCTGGACGAGGACGAGAATATTTTTATCCGGGACATTGTGGCCGACCGTCCGGACCAGGGACCGGAACGAATATTTTCCCTCCTTCGCGTTCGCACCGATCTGTCCTTCGCCCTAAAGCAGATCGGGCCGCGGGAAAAAAATATTTTAGAAATGCGGTACGGAGTGACCGGGAGGGATCCCATGACCTTGGAAGAAGTCGGAAGGAAACTTCGTCTTTCGCGGGAGCGCGTGCGCCAGTTGGAGGAACGCGGCGTGGCGCGCCTGCGACGGGTGACGCGGCGGATGGGGCTTTTGTGA
- a CDS encoding NAD(P)-dependent glycerol-3-phosphate dehydrogenase — MKERIAILGGGSWGATLADHLAKNGHDVCVWEFSPSDADRLSRTRRLPTLPHLVLHADVRVTSDLAAALADRPVIVNAVPSTHVRKTFQAVRASGALAPGAWAASVSKGIENDTLKRMTEVIVEAEPALAGRVTVLAGPSHAEEVARSLPTAVVAAGPGPFRETLVDIFNADHLRVYTNPDFVGVELCGALKNVFAVACGVSDGLGFGDNTKAALMTRGLNEMVRLGVAEGAQVITFLGLAGLGDLIVTCTSRHSRNRSFGEKMGFGKTLAQALAEMTMVAEGVPTTKSAKQLADRHGLDLPIISELYRVLYEGKPARNAMRDLLSRPPVPEMMHIQTFIKQTTS, encoded by the coding sequence ATGAAAGAAAGGATTGCCATTCTAGGCGGTGGAAGCTGGGGGGCCACGCTGGCCGATCACTTGGCGAAAAACGGGCACGACGTCTGCGTGTGGGAGTTCTCTCCCTCCGACGCCGACCGCTTGTCCCGCACGCGCCGATTGCCGACCTTGCCCCATTTGGTTCTCCACGCCGACGTTCGGGTCACCAGCGACCTGGCGGCCGCTCTGGCGGACCGTCCGGTTATTGTAAACGCGGTTCCCTCGACCCACGTGCGGAAAACCTTTCAAGCGGTCCGCGCGAGCGGCGCTCTGGCGCCCGGGGCCTGGGCGGCCAGCGTTTCCAAGGGCATTGAGAACGACACCTTGAAACGGATGACGGAGGTGATCGTGGAGGCGGAACCCGCCTTGGCGGGGCGCGTGACCGTTCTGGCCGGGCCGTCCCATGCGGAGGAGGTGGCTCGGTCGCTCCCGACGGCCGTCGTCGCCGCCGGGCCCGGTCCTTTCCGGGAGACCCTGGTGGATATTTTCAACGCCGACCATTTGCGGGTTTACACGAACCCGGATTTCGTCGGGGTGGAGCTGTGCGGCGCCCTGAAAAACGTGTTCGCCGTCGCCTGCGGCGTTTCCGACGGGCTTGGGTTCGGCGATAATACGAAAGCGGCCCTCATGACCCGGGGGTTGAACGAAATGGTTCGCCTCGGTGTGGCCGAGGGGGCCCAAGTCATCACGTTCCTGGGTTTGGCGGGTTTGGGCGACCTGATCGTCACCTGCACTTCCCGCCATTCGCGGAACCGCTCCTTCGGCGAAAAAATGGGGTTCGGAAAGACCCTGGCGCAGGCCCTGGCCGAGATGACCATGGTGGCCGAAGGGGTTCCCACGACCAAGAGCGCCAAACAGTTGGCGGACCGGCACGGTTTGGATCTCCCGATTATCTCGGAACTGTACCGCGTTCTCTACGAAGGGAAACCGGCTCGGAACGCGATGCGGGATCTCCTCTCCCGGCCTCCCGTGCCGGAGATGATGCACATTCAAACGTTTATTAAACAGACGACGTCCTAA
- a CDS encoding lysophospholipid acyltransferase family protein has product MKRESFWALGLSLASRLVQALPENTRYRWAAALGRGVSRCFPLKREAVRKNLDLINAHFGTRFQVDRVFENFAMTLADFLSGQKMADLQVEGRERAESARGAGHGTIILTTHLGNWELGGQVLAGWGWPVTAVFQPYQSRAMQNFIQARRAPGLSYLAVGRGAAHGVAKVLRRHESIAMLADRPFGEDGVPVSLCGRAARLPKGPFLFACRFGAPILPGFILMDGPGRYRIVVEEPFWPEGPDSVQNLMDKMAQVLGKYLALYADQWFCFEPVWENAAGEPFAVIGS; this is encoded by the coding sequence GTGAAACGGGAATCGTTTTGGGCTTTGGGTCTTTCCCTGGCCAGCCGTTTGGTTCAGGCGCTTCCGGAAAACACTCGGTACCGATGGGCCGCCGCCCTGGGTCGCGGCGTCAGCCGATGTTTCCCCCTTAAGCGGGAGGCGGTCCGGAAAAACCTGGACCTCATCAACGCCCATTTCGGGACGCGGTTCCAGGTCGATCGGGTTTTTGAAAATTTCGCAATGACCTTGGCTGATTTTTTAAGCGGCCAAAAAATGGCGGACCTTCAAGTGGAGGGCCGCGAGCGCGCCGAATCGGCCCGCGGGGCCGGCCACGGGACGATCATTCTCACAACGCATCTGGGGAACTGGGAGCTGGGCGGACAAGTGTTGGCGGGGTGGGGTTGGCCGGTGACGGCCGTGTTTCAGCCCTACCAGTCCCGGGCCATGCAGAATTTTATCCAGGCGAGGCGGGCTCCGGGTTTGAGTTACCTTGCGGTGGGTCGGGGCGCCGCCCACGGGGTGGCGAAGGTCCTTCGTCGGCATGAGTCCATCGCGATGCTCGCCGATCGGCCTTTTGGGGAGGACGGGGTGCCGGTTTCTTTGTGCGGCCGCGCGGCGCGGCTTCCCAAAGGGCCCTTCCTTTTCGCCTGTCGTTTCGGCGCGCCGATCCTTCCCGGGTTCATCCTGATGGACGGGCCGGGGCGCTACCGCATCGTGGTGGAGGAGCCGTTTTGGCCGGAGGGGCCGGATTCTGTGCAGAATCTAATGGACAAGATGGCCCAAGTATTGGGAAAATACCTCGCCCTCTATGCCGACCAGTGGTTTTGCTTCGAGCCCGTCTGGGAGAACGCGGCGGGCGAGCCGTTTGCCGTCATCGGATCGTGA
- a CDS encoding acylphosphatase: MILRRRWRFDGRVQGVGFRAFCEEAALARGVRGWVRNEFDGSVSVEAEGNAEVLSDLLRHLQQKHFFARVDRTEEAPLPAKNDPDELFQIR, encoded by the coding sequence ATGATTCTTCGGCGTCGGTGGCGGTTCGATGGAAGAGTCCAGGGGGTCGGGTTTCGGGCTTTTTGCGAAGAGGCGGCCTTGGCGCGAGGCGTGCGGGGGTGGGTGCGCAACGAATTTGATGGGTCCGTTTCCGTCGAAGCGGAAGGAAACGCGGAGGTCTTGTCGGATCTTTTGCGGCACCTTCAACAAAAACATTTTTTTGCCCGGGTGGATCGCACCGAAGAGGCGCCCCTCCCGGCCAAAAACGACCCAGACGAACTTTTTCAAATTCGTTAG
- the plsY gene encoding glycerol-3-phosphate 1-O-acyltransferase PlsY gives MTGGWLVVLAAYLLGSIPTGYLLGRWLKGIDIRTVGSGNVGATNVFRSVGKTAGIATLFIDIAKGVLSVGIALVVCGGDFWPLLAGVAAVGGHSWSVWVKFRGGKGVATSAGVFLALLPGPMGVALLVFLGAFLLSRRVSVGSILAAASLPVAAGVLGSSTPRWGLAVVISVVVILRHAPNIRRLRRGQEPPLLFTSKKGTSS, from the coding sequence ATGACGGGGGGGTGGCTGGTCGTTCTAGCGGCCTATCTTCTGGGGTCCATCCCCACGGGCTATCTCCTGGGCCGTTGGTTGAAGGGGATTGACATCCGTACCGTCGGATCGGGCAACGTCGGGGCCACCAACGTTTTTCGCTCCGTGGGGAAAACGGCGGGGATCGCCACTCTTTTCATCGATATCGCCAAAGGGGTCCTTTCCGTGGGAATCGCCCTGGTTGTCTGCGGGGGAGACTTTTGGCCGCTTTTAGCGGGGGTGGCCGCGGTGGGCGGGCACAGCTGGTCGGTGTGGGTGAAGTTTCGCGGGGGGAAAGGCGTCGCGACGTCGGCGGGGGTTTTTCTGGCCCTTCTCCCGGGTCCCATGGGAGTGGCTCTTTTGGTGTTCCTGGGCGCTTTCCTATTATCCCGACGGGTTTCCGTCGGGTCCATTCTGGCCGCGGCGTCCCTCCCGGTGGCCGCCGGGGTGTTGGGGAGCTCGACCCCCCGATGGGGTTTGGCCGTGGTAATTAGCGTGGTGGTCATCCTTCGCCATGCGCCGAATATCCGACGGCTCCGGCGGGGCCAGGAACCTCCCCTTTTGTTTACGTCGAAGAAAGGAACCTCCTCATGA
- the infC gene encoding translation initiation factor IF-3, translating to MYPRTFQRPPPSNSGAPRVNHQIRAQQVRLIDEDGTQLGVKNLDEAIRTAQDRGKDLVEVAPLATPPVCKVVDFSKYRYEKEKQKKEARKHTKGGQVKEVRFRPRIGEHDFNTKLRAIQKFLEGRDKVRITVMFRGREMEHKDLGQKIIERIKIILGETATVESSPMMFGNRMILMLAPQKK from the coding sequence ATCTACCCGAGAACTTTTCAGCGGCCCCCGCCCAGCAATTCGGGCGCGCCGCGTGTCAACCATCAAATTCGAGCCCAGCAGGTCCGCCTGATCGATGAGGACGGGACCCAACTGGGAGTCAAAAACCTCGACGAGGCCATTCGCACGGCCCAAGATCGGGGGAAGGATTTGGTGGAAGTTGCTCCGCTGGCCACGCCGCCCGTGTGCAAGGTGGTGGACTTCTCTAAGTATCGTTATGAAAAAGAGAAGCAGAAGAAAGAAGCCCGTAAACACACCAAAGGCGGGCAGGTCAAGGAAGTCCGGTTTCGCCCCCGCATCGGGGAGCACGATTTTAACACCAAGTTGCGCGCCATCCAGAAGTTTCTCGAAGGCCGGGACAAAGTGCGGATCACGGTCATGTTCCGCGGTCGGGAAATGGAACACAAAGATTTGGGCCAGAAGATCATTGAACGGATTAAAATCATTCTGGGGGAAACGGCCACGGTGGAGTCTTCCCCGATGATGTTTGGGAATCGGATGATTCTCATGCTGGCTCCGCAGAAAAAGTAG
- a CDS encoding MerR family transcriptional regulator: MLVSIPTDKEFFSIGEVCRITGIQPHVLRYWESAIGLVRPARRGSGHRRFSRKDVLALVQVRELVQGKGLTLAGVKKHLRAEAKRGPTQVPLALTDSSAAVEVLRGVRQELALLVKDLNVRTDGAA, encoded by the coding sequence ATGCTTGTGAGTATTCCGACGGACAAAGAGTTTTTTTCCATCGGCGAGGTTTGTCGGATCACGGGCATCCAGCCCCACGTTTTGCGGTATTGGGAGTCGGCGATCGGCCTGGTCCGCCCCGCCCGGCGGGGGTCCGGGCACCGACGGTTCTCCCGGAAAGACGTGCTGGCCCTCGTCCAGGTCCGGGAACTGGTTCAGGGGAAGGGCCTCACGTTGGCGGGCGTCAAGAAGCATCTGCGGGCCGAGGCCAAACGCGGACCGACCCAGGTCCCCCTGGCTTTGACGGATTCCTCGGCGGCCGTGGAGGTTTTGCGCGGCGTAAGGCAGGAATTGGCCCTCCTGGTTAAAGATTTAAATGTCCGGACGGACGGTGCCGCCTGA
- a CDS encoding tetratricopeptide repeat protein, translating into MSSTIYTLPGRDLAPATKGEKLAQWFFAHRAQFGLAFGLLVVGSGLGIAIGVNRSKLTERGIEQISMARMQASHGKRKEALQTLEDVLTAHRTNSVAMQAYILKGEMLFQERKFGEAAENYQEGFGQASFPSYKALMLVGWGAADVEMQKFLEAIERYGSFVRDFPDHYLVPRCLMELGRLHLAQKQ; encoded by the coding sequence ATGTCTTCCACGATTTACACGTTGCCGGGACGAGATCTCGCGCCCGCCACTAAAGGCGAGAAGTTGGCTCAATGGTTTTTTGCCCATCGGGCGCAGTTCGGGTTGGCGTTTGGCTTGTTGGTGGTGGGGAGCGGTCTGGGGATTGCCATCGGCGTCAATCGGAGCAAGCTGACGGAGCGGGGGATCGAACAGATTTCCATGGCGCGGATGCAGGCGTCCCATGGCAAACGCAAAGAAGCGCTCCAAACCCTTGAAGACGTTTTGACCGCCCATCGAACCAATTCCGTCGCCATGCAGGCCTACATCCTCAAAGGGGAGATGTTGTTTCAGGAGAGGAAGTTTGGAGAGGCGGCCGAAAATTATCAGGAAGGGTTCGGCCAGGCGTCGTTTCCCTCCTACAAGGCCCTGATGCTGGTGGGATGGGGCGCCGCCGACGTGGAAATGCAAAAATTCCTCGAGGCCATCGAACGCTACGGGTCTTTCGTTCGGGATTTCCCCGATCACTACTTGGTTCCCCGGTGTCTCATGGAATTGGGGCGCCTTCATTTGGCGCAGAAGCAATGA
- a CDS encoding HU family DNA-binding protein, which produces MNKADLVALVSNAVGTQVEAKAAVTQVFDGMRKALQEGNKVVVQGFGSFHVVMRKSKPARNPRTGEPVMIPPRRRIKFKMAKGLL; this is translated from the coding sequence ATGAACAAAGCCGATCTGGTGGCGTTGGTATCGAATGCGGTGGGCACTCAGGTGGAGGCGAAGGCCGCGGTGACGCAGGTGTTTGATGGCATGCGGAAGGCCTTGCAGGAAGGCAACAAAGTGGTGGTTCAGGGGTTCGGCAGTTTTCACGTGGTTATGCGAAAAAGCAAGCCAGCGCGGAACCCCCGCACGGGCGAGCCCGTGATGATTCCTCCCCGCCGCCGCATTAAGTTCAAGATGGCCAAAGGACTTCTTTGA
- the rpmI gene encoding 50S ribosomal protein L35, giving the protein MPKIKSHSGAKKRFRLTAKGHIMHQTQGRRHLLIGMSSNRRRRFRKDNKLNTTQTDMIRALLPYAR; this is encoded by the coding sequence ATGCCAAAAATTAAAAGCCATAGCGGCGCCAAGAAGCGTTTCCGGCTGACCGCCAAGGGCCACATCATGCATCAAACCCAGGGACGTCGGCACCTTTTGATCGGAATGTCGTCCAATCGGCGTCGCCGATTCCGTAAGGACAACAAACTGAACACAACCCAAACCGACATGATCAGAGCCCTTTTGCCCTATGCGCGTTAA
- a CDS encoding glycosyltransferase: MSAPTKVLFCYISPASGHQRAAEAVMGVLRRQQPPVVCEGINSISYSNPVFGKIISKLYIQLLKVAPQVWDYLYDNPYVEKATRDLREFLSLFNTRRIAEVLRRQRPHCLVCTQAVPVGLLAALKERGKIRVPLVGILTDFGVHKYWISPHVDLYLVPTSEVRRRMVRLGVTESKIRVTGIPVDPHFASRGDRRAERVALGLSPHRPTVLVMGGNYGLGPLEDAVHALRRLPVGLQLVVVCGNNRRLLREMHRHFAGDRHVHVLGHTRAVHRLMDAADLLISKPGGLTTSEALAKGLPMVMIQPIPGQEERNAQYLLRHGAAVRADTLEDLVEVVQKLLTDRDRLDRLRENGGLLARPWAARDAAEAIASLVAQNVSPSARRFPGRSWPVSPSRS, from the coding sequence ATGAGCGCTCCCACCAAGGTGCTTTTCTGTTATATATCGCCGGCCAGCGGCCACCAACGCGCGGCCGAGGCCGTGATGGGGGTTCTTCGCCGTCAGCAACCCCCGGTGGTTTGTGAAGGCATCAATTCGATCAGCTACTCGAACCCGGTTTTCGGCAAGATCATTTCCAAGCTTTACATCCAACTGCTCAAGGTGGCGCCCCAGGTTTGGGATTATCTCTACGACAACCCTTACGTGGAAAAAGCCACACGGGACCTTCGGGAGTTCCTGAGCCTGTTCAACACGCGCCGCATCGCCGAGGTTCTTCGCCGGCAACGGCCCCACTGCCTGGTCTGCACGCAAGCCGTGCCGGTGGGATTGTTGGCGGCTTTAAAAGAACGTGGGAAAATCCGGGTTCCTTTGGTGGGGATCCTGACGGATTTCGGGGTTCACAAGTATTGGATTTCGCCCCATGTGGATCTTTATCTCGTTCCCACCTCCGAAGTCCGCCGCCGGATGGTGCGTCTGGGGGTCACGGAATCAAAAATACGCGTGACCGGGATTCCGGTGGATCCCCACTTCGCGTCCCGCGGGGACCGTCGCGCGGAACGAGTGGCCTTGGGCCTCTCGCCCCATCGGCCCACCGTCCTGGTGATGGGGGGCAACTACGGTCTCGGTCCTTTGGAGGACGCCGTTCACGCGCTTCGACGCCTGCCGGTGGGGCTTCAATTGGTGGTGGTCTGCGGCAACAATCGGCGGCTTCTGCGGGAGATGCACCGCCATTTTGCCGGGGACCGTCACGTGCACGTTTTGGGCCACACCCGCGCGGTTCACCGGTTGATGGACGCGGCGGATCTCTTAATTTCAAAGCCGGGCGGTTTGACCACCTCCGAGGCCCTGGCCAAGGGTCTCCCCATGGTCATGATCCAGCCGATTCCCGGCCAAGAGGAACGGAATGCCCAGTATCTCCTTCGGCATGGGGCCGCGGTTCGCGCGGATACGCTGGAAGATTTGGTGGAGGTGGTTCAAAAGCTTTTGACTGATCGGGATCGCTTGGATCGTCTGCGGGAAAACGGCGGGCTCTTGGCGCGGCCCTGGGCCGCGCGGGACGCGGCGGAAGCCATCGCTTCCCTCGTGGCCCAAAACGTTTCGCCCTCGGCGCGGCGGTTTCCGGGCCGTTCCTGGCCTGTGTCTCCCTCCCGCTCGTGA